The following is a genomic window from Bdellovibrionota bacterium.
GCAGATGTCTGTGGCGGCCTGGATGCGTGTCCGGATCATGTGGCGGACACCGAACCTCCCTAGATCACGACCCGTGCGGTTCACAAAGAGCTTTGCCTTTGGATCCTGCGCGACTCCCCGCTGGAGCAAGAAGGTTTTGAGTCGTTTGACCGTTTCGGGCCAGAGGGGGACTTGTCTCATTTTCCGTCCCTTTCCGGTGATCGTCACCGAGGACGGAGGCTCCCAATGAACATCGCCCACGGTCAAATCGCAGATCTCTTGGACCCTGGCTCCCGTGTTGTAGAGCAGCGTTACCAGGACGTAATCGCGTTCCCCGCTCCTTTTCCCCCGATCGATGGATTGCAGCAGGGCGTCCATTTCGGCCTCGGTGAGATACTCCATCATTCGATGGGGTTGTCGTTTCATCGAGAGGACGGTGATCTTTTGATATTGCCCCGACCGGCCAAGGTCGTGAGGGATCATATAGGCGAAGAAGGTCTTGAGGGCCGCCAACCGTTGATTCCGGGTGACCACACTATTTTTTCTTCGAGATTCAATCCCCTGTAAGAACCGCAAAACGTTTTGCACCGTCAGATCGTTCAAGGTCAGGTCGGAGGGATTTCGTCCTTTCGTTGTGGCCACAAAATGGAAAAACAGTTTCAAGGTGTCCCGGTAGGAGAGGATCGTGTTGGAGCTTAGGCCTCTTTCGGATCCCAGGTACTCTTGAAAAAAGGTTTGAACATGAGAAAAAAGATCGTTGGGTCCGTTCATCAGACTCCCCCTTTCCTTGTGCGGACATGATTTCGAAATCGCCTGGAAGCGTCCTGCAACAGGTGCGGGGAGACGTGCAGGTAGACCTGCGTATGTTTGCCGTCGGCATGCCCCAGGTAGGTGGCCAGGATCGGAAGGTAGGCGTTGGGATCCTTGCCGTTCCGATAGTGATCGTTGAGCGTCTGAGTGGCGAACGAATGGCGAATATCATGGAGCCGTGGACTCTTCCCCTGGACGTTTCGGATTCCCGCCAAAGCGGTCAGTCGTCGAAAGACACAATGGAGGGTCCCCTTGCACAGCCGCTTCCCTTTCGGACTCCTAAAAAGAGGCGCCTTAAGACCGGCGTCATCGGGAGGTTGAAAAAACAGGTAGTTTCTCAAGGCTCTGAGTGTGGATTCGGAGACGGGAACGAGACGGGATTTAAAGAATTTGGTCTTTCGGACCTGGAGGATTCCTTCCTTGAAATCGATATCCTCCCAATTGAGCCGGAGGGCCTCCCCCGGGCGAAGACCCGTGACCCAAAGCAGACCGATCAACACGGCATAGGGAGGGACCGACGTTCGCCGTTTCAAGGCCCTCGCCAACCCGATCAACGTCCGGATCTCTTCCTCGTTAAAAATATGGATGGGCACCTTCGGTTGGGCCTTGGGGACCAACGATCTTTCGGGGAGGTAAACCTTCAGGTCTTGTCGAAACAGAAAGAGGCAAAATTGCCTCACGTAGACCACCTCGTTGACCCGGCTACTGGAGTGTAAATGGGTGTTGGTCGTAAGGTACCCCACCACCATCTCTCGGGTGACGGTCTTTGCCCGGGGAAAGTGTTCTCTCAGATAGTGATTGAACTTTTTCAACGTGACTTCATCGGCTTGGGATAAGATCCCCAGAGATCGACGAAGCGTAAGGTGCTGCGTCATCTGTTTCCCGAGCCCGCCCGCAAAGGGATTATTCTTCATGGGACACCTCCGGCCAGGGACGGGCCAGACCTCTCAGTTGTTCCCGATCGACTTTTGTGTAAATGAACGTGCTGCGCAGGGAACGATGTCCTAAAAGATCGGCAATAGTCTTGAGCGGCGTTCTCTGGGCCAGCAGGCGCGTGGCAAAGGCATGGCGAATCGAATGAGGGCCTCGACTGGGGACCGGCGCACGAATACCGATTTTTTGTAAATGGCGCTGCACCATATTCCAGAGCTCACGTCCCAGAGGGTTCCCCCTCGTAGGTCCGGTTTGATGTTTGACGAAGACCTGCGGATGAGAGATCTCTTTTCGATCCTTTTTGATGTAGTTTAAGAGAGCCTCGGCCACCGGTTTTTCCAACGGAAAGAAAAGCGGTTTTCCTCCTTTATGGGCCTCAAACCGGATCGTCCCCTCCCGCCACTTAAGGTCTCGGAAACGAAGATGGACGACCTGGATGCTCCGGACTCCATAGGTGGCCAATAAGAGCAAGATGGCATAATCCCTCCGGCCAATCGGTCGCCTGCGATCCGGAACGTCGAGTAACCGTTCGACCACGTCGGCCGATAACGCGCGAGGGATCCGGTCCAAGGAGTAGGAAATCAAGGTCGGAACCGCGTTCGCAAGATTCCGGTTGTGATACCCTTGGAGATAAAGGAACTTGAAAAAATCCCGAACCCCCGTCAGCCACATCTTCTTCTTCGGTCGCGAGAAAAGCCGTAGGGTTTTGATCATGTACTCGTGGATCATTTGGGGACGGACCCGGCCGATCCGCGACGGCGTGGCATATTCTGGATAAGCGTTGAGGAAATCCCGAGCCGGTGGCTGGCGGCAAGATATCGTTGCTTCCACCAGCCCCCGGTCCTGACGCAAGAACTCCAGGTACTCCTTCACGAGTTTTGATCCCGGATAGACAGGCTTTGGAACGGGTTTGTTCTTACGTTGCGCGATCATCCAACACCTCCGTTAAATGTGAGGGAAGGAGGGTACGGGATCGCTAATCGAGAGGAATATTATGTGAAGTAAGAACCGATTACAGACGCGAAATCACAAAGGTTCTTACGCTCACTTCACATAACGGGGTACTTCACATAACGGGCGTTATGTGGAGCTCCACATAACGCTCGCAAATCGACAGACAGCGAAGAAAAGCAGGTGCTTTCGATCGAGGCTCAGCTCTTCGAGCTTCGCCTCGCCGCCGAACGAGAGCGGCTCACAATTGTCCAAGAATTTGTCGAGGCGCGAACGGCCAAAATTCCAGGTCGGCCTATTTTTGACGACGTAATCTCTCGGATCGAACGCGGAGAAGCACAAGGTATCCTTGCCTGGCATCCAGATCGCCTCGCTCGAAATTCCGTCGATGGAGGGCGAATCGTCTACCTCGTCGACACCGGCCGACTCCAGTCGCTCAAATTTCCTACGTTTTGGTTTGAGAATACGCCGCAGGGGAAGTTCATGCTCAACATTGCGTTCGCGCAAAGCAAACACTTCAGCGACAACCTATCCGAGAATGTAAAGCGCGGGATGAGGCAGAAATGCCGTCGAGGGGAGTGGCCGGACCGAGCGCCTCTGGGCTATCTCAACGATAAAATCGGCCGAAAGGTTGTCGCTGATCCGCTAAAAGCCGCTCTCGTTCGGCGAATGTTTGAGGAATTCGCCAAAGGATCGCACACGATCGAATCGCTCAAACGTTTGACGCGGTCCTGGGGCTTGACGGGTCGGAGCGGAAAACCACTCGTTACGTTCATGGTTCACAAGATTCTCACCGATTCTTTCTACTACGGTCTCATGAAGTGGGCCGGAGAATGTTTCCGGGGCAACCATGAGCCGATTGTTTCCAAAGAGCTCTTCGATCGTGTGCAGCAACTCCTCAAACGAAGGATGAAACCCCATCAGGTTCGAAAGCACCTCTTCCCGTTCCTTGGCCTGGCCAAATGTGCAAATTGCGGTTGTTCCATTACCGCGCAGCGGCAGAAGGGCCACTCCTATTACCATTGCACAAAGAAACGCGGGCATTGCGGGGAACCTTACGTTCGTGAGGAGGAGCTTTCACGACAAATCAGCGATGCGATTGAGTCGGTCGCCCTGCCGACCGAAAGTTTTGAGAAAATGATAGCCGAATGGGCCAAGGAACGGGAAGCTTCTCGCCACCAAATGGTTGACCTCAAACAAAAGGCCGCCGACGAGCTTGCCAACACCCAAGGCAAGCTCGATCGGCTTCTCGATGCCCACTTAAACGGCGTCGTCAATACCTCGGAGTACCTGGCCAAGAAGGAGTTCCTTCTTAATCGTAAGTTCGAAATCGACGGCAAATTGACGCAACTTAACCGGTCAACCATTTCGTGGCTTGAACCGCTTAAGG
Proteins encoded in this region:
- a CDS encoding tyrosine-type recombinase/integrase, with protein sequence MNGPNDLFSHVQTFFQEYLGSERGLSSNTILSYRDTLKLFFHFVATTKGRNPSDLTLNDLTVQNVLRFLQGIESRRKNSVVTRNQRLAALKTFFAYMIPHDLGRSGQYQKITVLSMKRQPHRMMEYLTEAEMDALLQSIDRGKRSGERDYVLVTLLYNTGARVQEICDLTVGDVHWEPPSSVTITGKGRKMRQVPLWPETVKRLKTFLLQRGVAQDPKAKLFVNRTGRDLGRFGVRHMIRTRIQAATDICPSLKNKRVGPHTLRHTTAMHLLHSGVDLTVIKSWLGHVNLSTTHGYIEIDLEMKRKALESCRRPATSNDLTPVLHQNKEIIRWLESL
- a CDS encoding tyrosine-type recombinase/integrase; amino-acid sequence: MKNNPFAGGLGKQMTQHLTLRRSLGILSQADEVTLKKFNHYLREHFPRAKTVTREMVVGYLTTNTHLHSSSRVNEVVYVRQFCLFLFRQDLKVYLPERSLVPKAQPKVPIHIFNEEEIRTLIGLARALKRRTSVPPYAVLIGLLWVTGLRPGEALRLNWEDIDFKEGILQVRKTKFFKSRLVPVSESTLRALRNYLFFQPPDDAGLKAPLFRSPKGKRLCKGTLHCVFRRLTALAGIRNVQGKSPRLHDIRHSFATQTLNDHYRNGKDPNAYLPILATYLGHADGKHTQVYLHVSPHLLQDASRRFRNHVRTRKGGV
- a CDS encoding site-specific integrase, whose protein sequence is MIAQRKNKPVPKPVYPGSKLVKEYLEFLRQDRGLVEATISCRQPPARDFLNAYPEYATPSRIGRVRPQMIHEYMIKTLRLFSRPKKKMWLTGVRDFFKFLYLQGYHNRNLANAVPTLISYSLDRIPRALSADVVERLLDVPDRRRPIGRRDYAILLLLATYGVRSIQVVHLRFRDLKWREGTIRFEAHKGGKPLFFPLEKPVAEALLNYIKKDRKEISHPQVFVKHQTGPTRGNPLGRELWNMVQRHLQKIGIRAPVPSRGPHSIRHAFATRLLAQRTPLKTIADLLGHRSLRSTFIYTKVDREQLRGLARPWPEVSHEE
- a CDS encoding zinc ribbon domain-containing protein, producing MKPHQVRKHLFPFLGLAKCANCGCSITAQRQKGHSYYHCTKKRGHCGEPYVREEELSRQISDAIESVALPTESFEKMIAEWAKEREASRHQMVDLKQKAADELANTQGKLDRLLDAHLNGVVNTSEYLAKKEFLLNRKFEIDGKLTQLNRSTISWLEPLKEFLEAAHQAGQSATRENLEAQKDFFRRIGLNPVLKSRKLSYSYHLPWSILAD